A genomic stretch from Patagioenas fasciata isolate bPatFas1 chromosome 8, bPatFas1.hap1, whole genome shotgun sequence includes:
- the SH3PXD2A gene encoding SH3 and PX domain-containing protein 2A isoform X4: MILEQYVVVSNYEKQENSEISLQAGEVVDVIEKNESGWWFVSTAEEQGWVPATYLESQNGTRDDSDINTSKLGEVSKRRKAHLRRLDRRWTLGGIVNRQQSREEKYVTIQPYASQGKDEIGFEKGVTVEVIQKNLEGWWYIRYLGKEGWAPASYLKKAKDDLPSRKKNLTGPVEIIGNIMEISNLLNKKSSTDKESQAENETAETHITKKEISLPILCNDSNGNAMMTPDKQASKLAQGSPAIARIAPQRAQISSPNLRTRPPPRRESSLGFQLPKPPEPPSVEVEYYTIAEFQSCISDGISFRGGQKAEVIEKNSGGWWYVQIGEKEGWAPASYIDKRKKPNLNRRTSTLTRPKVPPPAPPSKPKDTEEGAIPGTVSSGDSQDSPHKLKYEEPEYDVPAFGFDSECEVSESHREEGTPEKRLFQPLKPSPVSSLQKAKFKVGESSEDVAREEETIYENEGFRRYVEDALSNKESSGDSDSQKSSSLSLIRRNSPCSSSPKSSLMKLRMDKNIQPDLGKCHYSKSEETKPRSASDVGLRSMPRTGMKKEPGQSPSIRAKPIVRPKPFLNKAESQSQEKMDISTLRRQLRPTGQLRGGLKGSRSEESESPPHTASENQDDPVRRGSADLITTPSRGILCSTHPAKTEQENDSRCFYVTTESYQKVQDSEICFPAGVEVEVLEKQASGWWYLKYGDMEGWAPSHYLALPDNQRETTSAETDASFARNRKNENKSNSLEKIEKRVQALNTINQSKRATPPIPSKPPGGFSKPSGPVKMRNGVRQLAVRPQSVFVSPPPKDNNLSCSLRRNESLTATDHLRAVRRNSSFSNAWSQPGDMKGKQPERSSTEGSETTSNLPTQRNGIPVSTVRPKPIEKSQFIHNNLKDIYVSIADYEGDEETAGFQEGVCMEVLERNPNGWWYCQIMSGVKPFKGWVPSNYLEKKN, translated from the exons TTTCTAAGCGACGCAAGGCTCACCTGAGACGCCTGGACCGGCGATGGACGCTGGGCGGGATAGTCAACAGGCAGCAGAGTCGAG AAGAGAAATATGTCACTATCCAGCCGTACGCCAGCCAGGGGAAGGACGAGATTGGGTTTGAAAAAGGGGTCACCGTGGAGGTCATCCAAAAGAACCTGGAAGGATGGTGGTACATCAG GTATCTAGGCAAAGAGGGCTGGGCCCCAGCTTCGTATCTGAAGAAGGCTAAAGATGATCTTCCATCTAGGAAAAAGAACTTAACTGGGCCAGTGGAAATCATAGGAAACATCATGGAGATCAGTAACCTGCTGAACAAGAAATCATCCACCGACAAGGAAAGTCAAGCAGAAAACGAGACTGCAGAAACCCATATCACCAAGAAGGAAATCAGTTTGCCCATCCTGTGCAATGACTCTAATGGCAATGCCATGATGACCCCAGACAAGCAGGCTTCCAAACTGGCCCAGGGATCCCCAGCCATAGCAAGGATAGCACCACAAAGAGCACAAATAA GTTCTCCAAATCTAAGAACAAGGCCTCCCCCACGAAGAGAATCCAGTCTG GGCTTTCAGTTGCCCAAACCACCAGAGCCACCCTCTGTGGAAGTGGAATACTACACCATTGCAGAGTTCCAGTCATGTATCTCTGATGGCATAAGCTTTCGTGGAGGACAAAAAGCAGAG GTTATAGAAAAGAATTCTGGTGGCTGGTGGTACGTGCAGAttggagagaaggaaggatgGGCTCCAGCCTCTTACATTGACAAGAGGAAGAAGCCAAATTTAAACAGAAGAACCAGTACTTTAACCCGCCCAAAAGTTCctcccccagcacctcccagtaAACCAAAAGACACTGAAGAAGGAGCAATTCCTGGAACAGTTTCTTCAGGAGATAGCCAGGACTCTCCCCACAAGCTGAAATACGAAGAACCTGAGTATGATGTGCCTGCCTTTGGCTTTGACTCAGAGTGTGAAGTGAGTGAAAGTCATCGTGAAGAGGGCACTCCTGAAAAAAGACTGTTTCAGCCTCTGAAGCCCTCTCCTGTGTCATCACTTCAGAAAGCAAAGTTCAAAGTAGGAGAGTCTTCAGAAGATGTTGCTCGTGAAGAAGAGACCATCTATGAGAATGAGGGATTCAGGCGTTATGTGGAAGATGCTTTATCCAATAAGGAATCTAGTGGAGATTCTGATTCTCAGAAAagctcctctctctccttgatccGAAGGAATTCTCCATGTTCCAGCTCTCCTAAATCATCACTCATGAAGCTGAGGATGGATAAAAACATCCAGCCTGATCTTGGAAAATGTCACTATTCCAAGAGCGAGGAGACAAAACCAAGGTCAGCTTCAGATGTTGGCTTACGTAGCATGCCAAGAACAGGCATGAAGAAAGAGCCTGGGCAGAGTCCTTCCATTAGAGCAAAGCCAATTGTTAGGCCCAAACCCTTTCTGAACAAGGCAGAGTCTCAGAGCCAAGAAAAGATGGATATCAGCACTTTAAGGCGTCAGCTGAGGCCAACTGGGCAACTCAGAGGTGGACTTAAAGGTTCAAGAAGTGAAGAGTCTGAAAGCCCCCCACACACAGCTTCTGAGAACCAAGATGATCCTGTTAGGAGGGGTTCAGCTGATCTCATTACAACTCCTTCCCGTGGCATTTTGTGCTCTACCCATCCAGCCAAAACTGAGCAAGAAAATGACTCCAGATGTTTCTATGTGACCACTGAGTCATATCAAAAGGTACAGGATTCTGAAATTTGCTTCCCAGCAGGAGTAGAAGTGGAAGTACTGGAAAAACAAGCCAGCGGATGGTGGTACCTGAAATATGGAGACATGGAAGGCTGGGCTCCTTCCCATTATTTGGCTCTCCCTGATAACCAGAGAGAAACCACATCAGCAGAGACTGATGCCTCATTTGCCAGgaacaggaaaaatgaaaacaagtcaAACAGTTTAGAAAAGATAGAGAAGAGGGTTCAGGCTTTGAACACCATAAACCAGAGCAAACGTGCAACACCACCCATCCCAAGCAAACCTCCTGGTGGTTTTTCAAAACCATCAGGGCCTGTCAAAATGAGGAATGGTGTGAGGCAACTGGCTGTCCGGCCACAGTCAGTGTTTGTGTCTCCACCACCAAAGGATAATAACCTGTCATGCTCCTTGCGCAGAAATGAATCTTTAACAGCTACAGATCATCTTAGGGCCGTTCGTCGGAATTCTTCCTTCAGCAACGCGTGGTCACAGCCTGGTGACATGAAGGGAAAGCAGCCTGAGCGATCGAGTACAGAGGGCTCGGAGACCACTTCCAATCTCCCTACCCAGAGGAATGGGATTCCTGTGTCCACAGTCAGGCCGAAGCCCATTGAGAAATCCCAGTTCATCCACAACAATCTCAAGGACATCTACGTCTCCATTGCAGACTATGAAGGGGATGAGGAGACTGCAGGGTTTCAGGAAGGTGTCTGCATGGAGGTCCTTGAACGGAACCCAAATGGCTGGTGGTACTGCCAGATCATGAGTGGTGTGAAGCCATTCAAAGGCTGGGTGCCCTCAAATTACCTGGAGAAAAAGAACTAA